The following nucleotide sequence is from Candidatus Hydrogenedentota bacterium.
CGCCAAAGTTTGAGTCTTAAAACTTTAGCGCACTCCGAAGGCCCGTGTCAAATCAAGGGGCGGAACGCCCAGGTTACTCCCCCACAACCACATGCACATGGGAAAACGCGGGCATGCCCCCCGCGCCGGAGCGGCCCACCCGCACAATATAACTGCCGGGCGAGGTGTAACGGTGGACGACACGCGTGTAGCCGTCCGGCGCGTGCTGGTCTGGATTCTTCCCGGAACAGGTGCGCGCCGTGCCGCCGTCCCCAAAATCCCACTCCTCGGCGCCCTCGTCAAAGCCGAAGGCGCGCACTGCGAAGGTGACCGGGTCGCCGGGGCGGATGCCGAGGGTGGGCTCGTGGACAAGGTGCAGCGAGGACGCGTAGCGGCCGGGTGTGCCGGGGTCCACCACCTGCACGAGGGCGAAATCATAGTCAATGCGGCCCGCCGCGTCGGTCACCTTCAGGATTTCACTGTATGAGCCCGGATTCGGATAGACGCGCGTGACCACGGCGCCCGCCGCCGTTGATCCGTCGGTGAACCGCCACTCGTGCGCGGTGATTTCACCCCCGGCGCTCCAGGAACCGGAACCGTCAAGCGTCGCGCTCTCGCCCGGAAGCAGCAGGTGGCGCACCCGCGCGCAGGCCAGTATCTCCGGGGTGCGCTCCCGGATGTACGCCTCCCGCAGCAGCGCGTGCGCGGGAAAGACACCCCACCCGCCGCCCGGCTGCCGCCGGTTAATCTCGAAATGCAGGTGGCTCCAGCCGCCGCTTGCGCCCTCCTTGCCTGTGAGTCCCAGCGGTGCGCCCAAGGGCAGCACGGTGCCCGGCAGCACGGTGTCGTCAATGGTGTGGAAGTGGCTGTATCGGTAAAACCAGCCGCGCCCGTCGCGGAGATACACCACGTCGGCGCGGGGGCGCACCGGGCTGTCCTCCAGAAAACCCGGAAGGGTCTCGCCGCGGGCGGACACCACCAGCGACTCGGCGGCGGCCAGCGCCACCGTCATCCCCTCCATCGCGCCCAGGTCCACCCCCGCGTGGTAGTAAACAGGATTGTCGGACACCACCGCGCCGCCGTCCACGGGCTCGTTGTCAAACCAGGTTTCCGACGCGAGCCACTTTTGGCGGAGGGGATAACAAAAAGTGCCCGGCTCCGTCAGCGGCCCCGTGCCGGGCCAGAAACGCAGCCGCACGTCCTTCTCCAGTTTCCAGTGGTCGTCGCCGCTGCGCTCCGTGTATCCCCGGGTCACGGGACAGTCCACCCGCACGCCCCCCGCAGACACGGGCAGGCTGTACAGCCCGGCGCCAATCATCACCGTCTCCCCGTTCACCCGCACACGCGCCTCGGCGCGCCGCAGCACCCTGCGCAC
It contains:
- a CDS encoding peptidoglycan DD-metalloendopeptidase family protein, which codes for MTAHCPAGLRALFLVLFACGAGAAPEPAPVADSSLVLDLALGETVSAALPDGTPVEAEVLEVVEGRDRVRRVLRRAEARVRVNGETVMIGAGLYSLPVSAGGVRVDCPVTRGYTERSGDDHWKLEKDVRLRFWPGTGPLTEPGTFCYPLRQKWLASETWFDNEPVDGGAVVSDNPVYYHAGVDLGAMEGMTVALAAAESLVVSARGETLPGFLEDSPVRPRADVVYLRDGRGWFYRYSHFHTIDDTVLPGTVLPLGAPLGLTGKEGASGGWSHLHFEINRRQPGGGWGVFPAHALLREAYIRERTPEILACARVRHLLLPGESATLDGSGSWSAGGEITAHEWRFTDGSTAAGAVVTRVYPNPGSYSEILKVTDAAGRIDYDFALVQVVDPGTPGRYASSLHLVHEPTLGIRPGDPVTFAVRAFGFDEGAEEWDFGDGGTARTCSGKNPDQHAPDGYTRVVHRYTSPGSYIVRVGRSGAGGMPAFSHVHVVVGE